A window of the Brassica napus cultivar Da-Ae chromosome A2, Da-Ae, whole genome shotgun sequence genome harbors these coding sequences:
- the LOC106403169 gene encoding probable histone-arginine methyltransferase 1.4: MEAPPSTNKLKQQEFTLASVTDLSSSSSSSPSPSSAVATFSCVNEVTELRFQESESAHGFTFDLSSTQLFKLGPLQFICVSHNSDSVKEDAFSRGVVIKFSDEKESKEFCDSFEEWRKDSVGKGSSLPNGTVSDGKSKFDNKIEAASAKMYFHYYGQLLHQQNMLQDYVRTGTYHAAVMENRSDFAGRVVVDVGAGSGILSMFAALAGAKHVYAVEASEMADYARKLIAGNPLLAERITVIKGKIEDIELPEKADVLISEPMGTLLVNERMLETYVIARDRFLSPNGKMFPTVGRIHMAPFSDELLFMEMANKALFWQQQNYYGVDLTPLYASAHQGYFSQPVVDAFDPRLLVAPPMFHVIDFTQMKEEQFYEIDVPLKFTASVCGRVHGLACWFDVLFDGSTVQRWFTTAPGAPTTHWYQIRCVLSQPIHVMAGQELTGRLHLVAHSAQSYTINLTLSAKMWGPGANQGGILQTSSCKLDLKEPYYRMSQPQVYPVAQETPAQPQDIQIQSDDLEELELLQQNANAQL, from the exons ATGGAGGCTCCTCCTTCGACGAATAAGCTTAAACAGCAAGAGTTCACTCTAGCCTCAGTCACTgatctctcctcctcctcttcctcatctccttcgCCCTCCTCTGCTGTAGCTACCTTTTCCTGCGTTAATGAAGTCACTGAACTTCGATTTCAGGAATCTGAATCGGCCCATGGCTTCACTTTCGATCTTAGTTCCACTCAG TTGTTCAAATTGGGGCCGCTTCAGTTCATCTGTGTTTCTCATAATTCGGATTCTGTAAAAGAG GATGCATTCTCTCGAGGAGTTGTGATAAAGTTTAGTGATGAGAAGGAAAGTAAGGAGTTTTGTGATTCATTTGAGGAGTGGAGAAAGGATTCTGTTGGAAAAG GATCATCCTTGCCCAACGGAACAGTTTCAGATGGTAAAAGCAAGTTCGACAATAAGATAGAAGCTGCTTCAGCCAAAATGTATTTCCATTATTATGGACAACTTCTACATCAGCAAAACATGCTGCAGGATTATGTGAGGACTG GTACTTATCATGCAGCAGTGATGGAGAATCGTTCAGATTTTGCTGGGCGTGTTGTTGTAGATGTGGGTGCTGGAAGTGGCATTTTGTCAATGTTTGCTGCACTG GCTGGTGCCAAGCATGTGTACGCTGTGGAAGCGTCAGAAATGGCTGATTATGCCCGTAAGCTGATCGCTGGGAATCCATTGCTTGCTGAACGTATCACA GTCATCAAGGGAAAAATTGAGGATATTGAGTTGCCTGAAAAGGCAGATGTTTTGATCTCTGAACCAATGG GCACTCTGTTGGTCAATGAGAGGATGTTGGAAACATATGTTATTGCTAGGGACCGTTTTCTATCTCCAAACGGAAAAATGTTTCCGACCGTTGGAAG GATCCACATGGCACCTTTCTCCGATGAGTTGTTATTTATGGAAATGGCAAATAAG GCTTTGTTTTGGCAGCAACAGAACTATTATGGAGTTGATTTGACACCTCTGTATGCATCAGCACACCAAGGTTATTTTTCCCAG CCCGTTGTTGATGCATTTGATCCGAGGTTATTGGTGGCTCCCCCGATGTTCCATGTGATAGATTTCACTCAAATGAAG gAAGAGCAATTTTACGAGATTGATGTCCCGTTGAAGTTCACAGCGTCTGTGTGTGGCAGAGTGCATGGCCTTGCGTGCTGGTTCGACGTTCTCTTTGACGGGAG CACGGTGCAAAGATGGTTCACGACTGCTCCGGGTGCACCGACAACCCATTGGTACCAAATAAGATGTGTGCTCTCGCAGCCTATTCATGTCATGGCAGGGCAAGAGCTCACTGGTAGACTTCATTTGGTTGCACACAGTGCTCAGAGTTACACTATAAATCTAACTCTCTCAG CTAAAATGTGGGGGCCTGGTGCCAATCAGGGTGGAATCCTCCAGACATCATCGTGCAAACTCGATCTTAAGGAACCCTATTATAGAATGTCTCAGCCACAGGTATACCCTGTTGCACAAGAAACACCAGCACAACCGCAA GACATACAGATACAGAGCGATGACTTGGAAGAACTAGAGTTACTACAACAGAACGCTAACGCTCAGCTCTAG